From the genome of Gilliamella sp. wkB7, one region includes:
- the fdhD gene encoding formate dehydrogenase accessory sulfurtransferase FdhD, with amino-acid sequence MTIGTTSLEVTKFSNSTLQNPQADKVAIEKPVALVYNGISHVVMMATPKDLDYFAIGFSLTENIIESVNDIYGIDIVERSQGIEVNIELSSRRFAQLKEKRRNLTGRTGCGICGTEQIEQVCQSISPLQINDTIELSNFSDSLSCLNQVQLVGKQTGCTHAAVWLDLNGQFLAGFEDIGRHVALDKLLGYRAKQQQLSNREQKGVILVSSRASYEMVQKTAICGIEILLAVSAATSMAIDKAKQNNLTLIGFFRGDKGVIYSDFGRILG; translated from the coding sequence ATGACGATCGGAACCACTTCATTGGAAGTAACCAAATTCAGTAACAGTACATTACAAAACCCACAAGCGGATAAAGTAGCTATCGAAAAACCCGTTGCCTTAGTTTATAACGGAATTTCCCATGTTGTTATGATGGCAACACCTAAAGATCTTGACTATTTTGCTATTGGTTTTTCATTAACTGAAAACATAATTGAATCAGTTAATGATATCTATGGCATTGATATCGTTGAAAGATCGCAAGGAATTGAAGTTAATATTGAATTATCATCAAGACGTTTTGCTCAATTAAAAGAAAAACGTCGTAATTTAACGGGCAGAACAGGATGCGGAATTTGTGGTACTGAACAAATTGAGCAAGTTTGTCAAAGTATTTCACCGCTTCAAATAAACGATACAATCGAATTATCCAATTTTAGCGATTCTCTTTCATGCTTAAATCAAGTTCAATTGGTTGGCAAACAAACTGGCTGTACCCATGCTGCTGTCTGGCTTGATTTAAACGGGCAATTTTTAGCTGGCTTTGAAGATATCGGTAGGCATGTTGCATTAGATAAATTACTCGGTTATCGAGCAAAACAGCAACAATTGAGTAATCGAGAACAGAAAGGCGTTATTCTGGTTTCTAGCCGCGCTAGCTACGAAATGGTTCAAAAAACAGCTATCTGTGGAATCGAAATTCTTTTGGCTGTTTCTGCCGCAACGTCAATGGCCATTGATAAAGCCAAACAAAATAACTTAACGTTGATTGGTTTTTTTCGAGGTGATAAAGGGGTTATTTATTCCGATTTCGGGCGTATTTTGGGATGA
- the dsdC gene encoding DNA-binding transcriptional regulator DsdC: protein MYDENRFFNKNHVINRYQLSKLHTFESVARHLSFALAAEELCISPSAVSHQINKLEDELSFKLFQRYHRRIALTHEGMNLFKVVKKSLNILNQEILEIKNQEAFGTLTIFSRPSFAQNWLIPKLSLFARHYPYILLNIVSGNEIINFSRHRVDLAIYYDDLTYDDLTCEHLLDETIIPVCSPYYAQQNDLYNKIENLSKCFILHDTQAWGYDSNFDEWESWAKHFSLTYDFNEMQNICFDRSDLAAIAAINHAGIAMGRKQVIKNYLESGLLITPFEGMEVKCSQHYYICTPKERYNPKADLFIKWLKSYM, encoded by the coding sequence ATGTATGATGAAAATAGATTTTTTAATAAAAATCATGTTATTAATCGTTATCAGCTCTCTAAGCTGCATACGTTTGAGTCAGTCGCTCGTCATTTATCATTTGCATTAGCAGCTGAAGAACTTTGCATTAGTCCGAGTGCAGTAAGTCATCAAATTAATAAACTGGAAGATGAACTTTCATTTAAATTATTTCAGCGCTATCATCGACGAATAGCCTTGACTCATGAAGGTATGAACTTATTTAAAGTAGTCAAAAAGTCTCTAAATATTTTAAATCAAGAAATATTGGAAATTAAAAATCAAGAAGCTTTTGGAACTTTGACTATCTTTTCAAGACCTTCTTTTGCTCAAAATTGGTTAATTCCAAAATTATCACTATTTGCTAGGCACTATCCTTATATATTGTTAAACATTGTTTCAGGTAACGAAATTATCAATTTCAGTCGCCATCGGGTTGATCTAGCCATTTATTATGATGATCTGACTTATGATGATTTAACCTGTGAACATTTGTTAGATGAAACCATTATTCCCGTTTGCAGTCCTTATTATGCACAGCAAAATGATTTATATAACAAGATTGAGAATTTATCGAAATGCTTTATACTACATGACACTCAAGCGTGGGGATATGATTCAAATTTTGATGAATGGGAAAGTTGGGCAAAACATTTTTCCTTAACTTATGATTTTAATGAAATGCAAAATATATGTTTTGACCGTTCCGATTTGGCTGCAATAGCTGCAATAAATCATGCTGGTATTGCAATGGGAAGAAAGCAAGTCATTAAAAATTACCTCGAATCTGGCTTACTAATTACTCCATTTGAAGGGATGGAGGTAAAGTGCTCTCAACATTATTATATCTGTACACCAAAAGAGAGATATAACCCTAAAGCTGATTTATTTATCAAATGGTTAAAAAGTTATATGTAA
- a CDS encoding EamA family transporter has protein sequence MKEKFLGGLLVFLGACSFGVLSSIVKTAYKDGYTLGEVTGVQCFLGMIMLWLIHFLVKTLNKSKPDLTPKPQLTKKWKACAVGIFPGLVGICYYQCVQLVPASIAIILLMQYLWISIIIDFVIFKNKPTNIQILTVIAIIFGSCLAAGIFNEDIKLNLTGCLFGFLAALMYSLFITTSSNIGNDLPKLEKSALMITGACIVTFLIFPPIFFIKLDISDKLYQLGFLLALFGTVLPPFLFAVGMPKIGISLSAILSAAELPVAVTCSYLYLKELVFFNQWMGVIIILLAIALSNLKHFKNSR, from the coding sequence ATGAAAGAGAAATTTTTGGGTGGTTTATTAGTTTTTTTAGGAGCATGTAGCTTTGGGGTGCTCTCATCTATTGTAAAAACCGCTTATAAAGATGGCTACACACTTGGCGAAGTGACGGGTGTTCAATGCTTTTTAGGTATGATAATGTTGTGGTTGATTCATTTTCTGGTTAAAACACTGAATAAATCTAAACCTGATTTAACCCCAAAACCTCAATTAACTAAAAAATGGAAAGCCTGTGCCGTCGGTATTTTTCCTGGATTAGTGGGCATTTGTTATTATCAATGCGTACAATTAGTTCCCGCTTCAATTGCTATTATCTTATTGATGCAATACCTTTGGATCAGTATCATTATTGATTTTGTTATCTTTAAAAATAAACCAACTAACATTCAAATTTTAACCGTAATAGCAATTATTTTTGGTAGCTGTTTAGCTGCAGGTATTTTTAATGAAGACATTAAATTGAATTTAACTGGCTGTCTGTTTGGTTTTTTAGCCGCATTGATGTACTCATTATTCATCACAACAAGTAGTAATATTGGTAATGATTTACCGAAATTAGAAAAAAGTGCATTGATGATAACGGGCGCTTGCATTGTGACATTTTTAATTTTTCCGCCTATATTTTTCATTAAACTCGATATCAGTGATAAACTTTATCAGTTAGGCTTTTTATTAGCTTTGTTCGGTACCGTTTTGCCACCATTTTTATTTGCAGTGGGTATGCCTAAAATTGGGATTTCATTAAGTGCAATACTATCAGCAGCAGAATTGCCCGTGGCGGTTACCTGTTCTTATCTTTATCTAAAAGAGTTAGTGTTTTTTAACCAATGGATGGGCGTAATAATTATCCTATTGGCCATTGCACTATCAAATTTAAAACATTTTAAAAATAGTAGGTAA
- the asd gene encoding archaetidylserine decarboxylase (Phosphatidylserine decarboxylase is synthesized as a single chain precursor. Generation of the pyruvoyl active site from a Ser is coupled to cleavage of a Gly-Ser bond between the larger (beta) and smaller (alpha chains). It is an integral membrane protein.): MSNQLKAVIQYLLPKQLLTSLFGWLAKKQLGKVTTWIIQGFMKLYKIDLSEAKLENAKDYKTFNDFFARKLKEDARPIDSAVNSIVMPADGTISQFGTIQDNLLLQAKGHYYSLESLLACHSDMIKFFKNGSYATTYLSPKNYHRFHMPCDGVLREMIYVPGSLFSVSQATTECIPNIFARNERVICLFETDFGPMAQILVGATIVGSIEVQWEGCITPPREGIMKRWVYSGEVKLVKGQDMGCFKLGSTVITLFASNTIEFDSHLKVGNTTRVGQKLAERI; this comes from the coding sequence ATGTCAAATCAGTTAAAAGCAGTTATTCAGTATCTTCTTCCTAAACAGTTATTAACCTCGTTATTTGGTTGGCTGGCTAAAAAGCAATTAGGTAAAGTTACTACTTGGATAATTCAGGGCTTTATGAAACTGTATAAAATAGATCTGAGTGAAGCAAAATTAGAAAATGCCAAAGACTATAAAACTTTCAATGATTTTTTTGCGCGTAAACTAAAAGAAGATGCACGCCCAATTGATAGCGCGGTTAACTCTATAGTTATGCCTGCTGATGGGACTATTAGCCAATTTGGTACGATTCAAGATAATTTATTATTACAAGCAAAAGGACATTATTATTCTTTAGAATCACTCCTTGCTTGCCATTCCGATATGATTAAATTCTTTAAAAATGGCTCTTATGCAACCACCTACCTTTCGCCGAAAAATTATCACCGTTTTCACATGCCTTGTGATGGGGTTTTACGTGAAATGATTTATGTACCGGGTTCACTCTTTTCTGTGAGTCAAGCAACTACTGAATGCATACCAAATATTTTTGCTCGCAATGAACGCGTAATCTGTTTATTTGAAACCGATTTCGGGCCAATGGCACAGATTTTAGTTGGTGCAACCATCGTTGGCAGTATTGAAGTACAATGGGAAGGCTGTATTACTCCACCACGTGAAGGCATAATGAAACGTTGGGTCTATTCAGGTGAAGTAAAATTAGTTAAAGGACAAGATATGGGATGTTTTAAACTCGGTTCAACCGTCATTACCTTGTTTGCATCTAACACAATTGAATTTGATAGCCACTTAAAAGTTGGTAATACAACACGTGTTGGTCAAAAATTAGCTGAAAGGATATAG
- a CDS encoding nucleoside permease: protein MNIKDRLKIMMFFQYFIWGSWLVTFGGYLFNTLHFSGAEVGMIFSTKGLAALIMPCIIGIIADKFLQPKYLYMLCHCICAIALFYAASVNSSIMLFWVMLCNAFAFMPTIALSNSISYHCLDEEKLDTVAVFPKIRVFGTIGFIVAMWMISLLKFELSNAQLYVASAASVLLAVYSATLPNINMNKTQQQSWSSRLGLDAFVLFKNPTMVLFFLFAMLLGAILQITNTFGGAFLHDFGKIPEFKNSLIVQYPAILLSVSQMAEVAFILTIPFFLKKFGIKKVIMISLIAWTLRFGLFAFGDPTPFGFVLLMLSMIVYGCAFDFFNISGSIFIEKEVSPNIRASAQGLYMTMVNGIGAYLGSILSGFVVDMCTHDGVKDWQTIWIIFASYALVLGVVFYFTFNYRHSKSEPVEQ, encoded by the coding sequence ATGAACATTAAAGATAGATTGAAAATAATGATGTTTTTCCAATATTTTATTTGGGGAAGCTGGTTAGTGACTTTCGGCGGTTATCTGTTCAACACGTTGCACTTTTCAGGCGCCGAAGTAGGAATGATTTTTAGTACAAAAGGTTTAGCCGCATTAATAATGCCATGTATTATTGGCATTATTGCAGACAAATTTTTACAACCTAAATATTTGTATATGCTTTGCCATTGCATTTGTGCTATTGCTCTGTTTTATGCTGCATCAGTCAATAGTTCGATAATGCTATTTTGGGTGATGTTATGTAATGCATTTGCTTTTATGCCAACCATTGCATTATCAAATTCAATCAGTTACCACTGTCTGGATGAGGAAAAATTAGATACAGTCGCTGTTTTTCCTAAAATTAGGGTATTTGGTACTATTGGTTTTATTGTTGCGATGTGGATGATTAGCTTACTGAAATTTGAATTGAGCAACGCTCAGCTTTATGTAGCGAGCGCGGCATCAGTTTTGCTAGCGGTGTATAGCGCCACGTTACCTAACATTAACATGAATAAAACACAGCAACAGTCTTGGAGTTCCCGTTTAGGTTTAGATGCATTTGTGCTATTCAAGAATCCCACTATGGTTCTTTTTTTTCTATTTGCGATGTTACTTGGCGCAATATTGCAAATCACCAATACATTTGGTGGTGCATTTTTACATGATTTTGGTAAAATTCCAGAGTTTAAAAATAGCTTAATTGTACAGTATCCAGCAATTTTGTTATCTGTTTCACAAATGGCAGAAGTGGCATTTATTTTGACCATTCCATTCTTTCTTAAGAAATTTGGCATCAAAAAAGTCATTATGATAAGCTTAATTGCTTGGACACTCAGATTCGGTCTGTTTGCTTTTGGTGATCCGACACCATTTGGTTTTGTACTGTTAATGCTGTCGATGATTGTGTATGGCTGTGCCTTTGACTTCTTCAATATTTCGGGTTCTATTTTTATCGAAAAAGAAGTAAGCCCAAATATCCGAGCGAGTGCACAAGGATTATATATGACCATGGTGAATGGCATTGGTGCTTATTTAGGGTCAATATTGAGTGGTTTTGTTGTTGATATGTGCACGCATGACGGTGTTAAAGATTGGCAAACAATTTGGATCATTTTTGCATCTTATGCACTGGTATTAGGAGTAGTTTTTTATTTTACATTTAACTACCGCCACAGTAAGTCAGAGCCTGTTGAGCAATAA
- a CDS encoding purine-nucleoside phosphorylase translates to MHQTSDIQQAVNFIQQHTDKKPTIGIILGSGLGPFADTLEDAVHIPYDTIPHFAKSAAVGHANELVIGKSGDKTVIAMKGRFHYYEGFTLDQVTFPVRVMKMLGVEKLIITNACGAVNTSFKPGDLMLITDHINLTANNPLIGPNNPELGVRFLDVSEVYNKQLRKIVSDVANELNITLQQGVYAWWTGPTYETPAEVRMIRVLGADAVGMSTVPEAIIAHHSGIKTIGISCLTNMACGILDQPLGHEEVIETAERVKSTFLQLITKTIARF, encoded by the coding sequence ATGCATCAAACATCTGATATACAGCAAGCAGTTAATTTTATTCAACAACATACCGATAAAAAACCAACGATTGGGATTATTCTTGGTTCAGGTTTAGGCCCTTTTGCCGATACGCTTGAAGATGCGGTTCACATTCCTTATGACACAATTCCTCATTTTGCGAAATCTGCCGCAGTTGGACATGCTAACGAATTAGTCATTGGTAAAAGTGGAGATAAAACTGTAATCGCGATGAAAGGCCGTTTTCACTATTATGAAGGTTTTACATTAGATCAGGTTACTTTTCCAGTTCGTGTAATGAAAATGCTCGGCGTTGAAAAACTGATTATTACTAATGCTTGTGGTGCTGTAAATACGAGTTTTAAACCAGGCGATTTGATGCTCATCACCGATCATATTAATCTAACAGCTAATAACCCGTTAATTGGACCAAATAATCCAGAACTTGGCGTTCGCTTTTTAGATGTAAGCGAAGTTTATAATAAACAATTACGTAAAATCGTGTCTGATGTAGCAAACGAACTAAATATTACACTACAACAAGGTGTTTATGCATGGTGGACAGGACCAACCTATGAAACTCCAGCCGAAGTGAGAATGATTCGAGTTTTAGGGGCGGATGCAGTGGGTATGTCAACAGTACCTGAAGCAATCATTGCTCATCATTCAGGTATTAAAACCATTGGTATCTCTTGTTTAACTAACATGGCATGCGGCATATTAGATCAACCTTTAGGCCACGAAGAAGTAATTGAAACAGCAGAGCGTGTTAAATCAACATTTTTACAGCTAATCACTAAAACAATAGCGCGTTTTTAA
- a CDS encoding DedA family protein has translation MSLQEITHIIMQFIQTHQMWALPIIFLLAFGESMAVISLLVPATAILLGAGALVGGGAISFFPVMIAASAGAVLGDWVSYWLGKHYHQQVIASWPLNKHPKLIFRAEQFFQRYGTLGVFIGRFFGPLRAFVPLIAGTMHMPASKFNLANIASAPIWAFVLLAPGAFGVPWLETLFG, from the coding sequence ATGTCATTACAAGAAATTACACATATAATAATGCAATTTATTCAAACACATCAAATGTGGGCATTGCCAATTATATTTTTACTGGCTTTTGGTGAGTCAATGGCTGTTATTTCCTTACTTGTGCCAGCAACTGCCATATTATTGGGGGCAGGCGCCTTAGTTGGCGGTGGTGCGATATCGTTTTTTCCTGTGATGATTGCTGCTTCAGCCGGAGCAGTTTTAGGGGATTGGGTATCTTATTGGTTAGGTAAGCACTACCATCAACAAGTGATTGCCTCATGGCCATTAAACAAACACCCAAAACTTATTTTTCGAGCCGAACAATTCTTTCAACGTTATGGTACGTTAGGCGTCTTTATCGGTCGGTTTTTTGGTCCATTACGAGCATTTGTACCACTCATTGCTGGCACGATGCATATGCCAGCAAGTAAATTTAATTTAGCTAATATCGCTTCAGCACCAATTTGGGCATTTGTGCTTTTGGCTCCCGGTGCATTTGGTGTACCTTGGTTAGAAACCCTATTTGGTTAA